The following coding sequences are from one Chitinophagaceae bacterium window:
- a CDS encoding phosphoribosylformylglycinamidine cyclo-ligase yields MDSENRYAKRGVSAQKEEVHAAVKGLDQGLFPKAFCKIYPDYLSGDKNYGSIIHADGSGTKSILAYLKWRESGDLSCWEGIAQDAIVMNLDDMLCVGAEGPFIFSSILNRNKHLIKGEVIEAIIQGSYKVFQTLKEFGVHIEFLGGETADVGDLVRTLTVDGTMACRIPLKNVINAADIKAGNCIVGLSSTGQAAYENAPNSGIGSNGLTSARHDLLSDFYLKKYPECADPSTPADLAYSGPYKLEDNLAGGENIGDLILSPTRTYAPVLLETFKHWKGKIDGIIHCTGGGQTKVLHYADNCHIIKDDLFETPVIFKEIQKVSGAAAKEMYQVFNMGHRMEIYTDEKTAFKIIESAAQFNIDAKVIGRVEAAPEKKLSIHSGEEVINF; encoded by the coding sequence ATGGATTCTGAAAACAGATATGCCAAGAGAGGAGTTTCCGCCCAAAAAGAAGAAGTGCACGCAGCCGTTAAAGGGCTTGACCAGGGATTGTTTCCAAAAGCATTTTGCAAAATTTATCCTGATTATCTGAGTGGTGACAAAAACTATGGAAGCATCATTCATGCTGACGGCTCGGGAACTAAATCCATTTTAGCCTATTTAAAATGGAGAGAAAGCGGTGATTTAAGCTGCTGGGAAGGTATTGCCCAGGATGCCATAGTTATGAATCTGGATGATATGCTATGTGTGGGTGCTGAAGGTCCTTTTATTTTTTCATCCATTCTTAACAGAAACAAACACCTGATAAAAGGCGAAGTCATAGAAGCCATTATTCAGGGTAGTTATAAAGTGTTTCAAACACTTAAAGAATTTGGGGTTCACATTGAATTTTTAGGTGGCGAGACTGCCGACGTAGGAGATTTAGTCAGAACATTAACGGTTGACGGGACTATGGCCTGTCGGATACCTTTGAAAAATGTAATTAATGCCGCTGACATAAAAGCAGGAAACTGCATAGTGGGACTTTCATCCACAGGTCAGGCTGCTTATGAAAATGCTCCAAACAGTGGCATTGGAAGTAATGGATTAACTTCAGCAAGACACGACTTGCTTTCTGATTTTTATTTAAAAAAATACCCTGAGTGTGCAGATCCCTCAACACCTGCTGATTTAGCTTATTCAGGACCTTATAAACTGGAAGACAATCTTGCCGGAGGCGAAAACATAGGAGATTTAATTTTATCCCCTACCCGAACCTATGCGCCTGTTTTACTTGAAACATTTAAGCATTGGAAAGGTAAAATTGATGGCATTATTCATTGCACCGGTGGTGGACAAACAAAAGTCCTGCATTATGCTGATAACTGCCACATTATTAAAGATGATTTATTTGAAACTCCTGTAATTTTTAAAGAAATACAAAAAGTTTCCGGTGCTGCAGCTAAGGAAATGTATCAGGTTTTTAATATGGGGCACAGAATGGAAATATACACAGACGAAAAAACAGCCTTCAAAATCATAGAATCTGCAGCTCAATTTAATATTGACGCAAAAGTCATAGGAAGAGTTGAAGCTGCTCCCGAGA